From a single Miscanthus floridulus cultivar M001 chromosome 8, ASM1932011v1, whole genome shotgun sequence genomic region:
- the LOC136477617 gene encoding uncharacterized protein — protein MEAGYCNRKKTDGICDSELGSKSVLSMSRLKCALRGFDLRVLLILLIGVPILIFAIYVHGQKVTYFLRPIWEKPPEPFTILPHYYHENVSMDNLCKLHGWKVREAPRRVFDAVLFSNELDILDIRWHELSPYVSEFVLLESNSTFTGIKKDLHFKENRQRFDFAESRLTYGMIGGRFVKGENPFVEESYQRVALDQLIKIAGITDDDLLIMSDVDEIPSGHTINLLRWCDDIPEILHLQLRNYLYSFQFLLDDKSWRASVHRYRAGKTRYAHFRQTDELLADSGWHCSFCFRYINDFIFKMKAYSHVDRIRFKYFLNPKRIQHVICEGADLFDMLPEEYTFQEIIAKLGPIPSTFSAVHLPAYLLEQNDRFRYLLPGNCIRESG, from the exons ATGGAGGCCGGCTACTGCAACCGCAAGAAGACCGATGGCATCTGCGACAGCGAG CTTGGTTCAAAGTCAGTCCTGAGCATGTCAAGGCTGAAGTGCGCACTGCGGGGATTTGATCTGAGGGTTCTCTTGATTCTACTGATTGGTGTGCCAATTCTGATCTTTGCCATATATGTGCATGGCCAGAAGGTGACTTACTTCCTCCGACCAATCTGGGAAAAGCCCCCGGAGCCCTTCACAATACTCCCTCACTACTATCATGAAAATGTCTCGATGGACAACCTCTGCAAGTTGCATGGATGGAAAGTCAGGGAGGCTCCACGCCGTGTCTTTGATGCTGTGCTCTTCAGCAATGAGCTTGACATTCTTGATATCCGTTGGCACGAGCTTAGCCCGTATGTGTCAGAATTTGTGCTGCTCGAGTCCAATTCAACCTTCACTGGCATAAAGAAGGACCTTCACTTCAAGGAAAACCGCCAGCGGTTTGACTTCGCTGAATCACGGTTGACCTATGGTATGATAGGTGGAAGGTTTGTGAAGGGAGAAAACCCATTTGTTGAGGAATCATATCAAAGGGTTGCTCTTGACCAGCTGATTAAGATTGCAGGCATCACGGATGATGACCTGTTGATCATGTCTGATGTTGATGAGATCCCAAGTGGCCATACCATCAACCTCCTGAGATGGTGCGATGACATTCCTGAGATACTCCATCTCCAGCTCAGGAACTATCTCTACTCATTCCAGTTTTTACTTGATGACAAGAGCTGGAGGGCTTCAGTACACAGATACAGAGCTGGAAAGACGAGGTATGCACATTTCCGGCAAACAGATGAACTTCTGGCTGATTCAGGGTGGCACTGCAGCTTCTGCTTCCGCTACATAAATGATTTCATCTTCAAGATGAAAGCCTACAGCCACGTTGATCGGATCAGATTCAAGTACTTCCTAAACCCGAAGAGGATTCAGCACGTGATTTGCGAAGGTGCTGATCTTTTCGACATGCTTCCTGAAGAATACACATTCCAAGAGATCATTGCCAAGCTGGGGCCTATTCCAAGTACATTCTCTGCTGTTCATCTCCCTGCCTATCTGCTGGAGCAAAATGATCGATTCAGATATCTTCTTCCAGGCAACTGCATCAGAGAGAGTGGCTAG